One Alligator mississippiensis isolate rAllMis1 chromosome 12, rAllMis1, whole genome shotgun sequence DNA window includes the following coding sequences:
- the PRRC2B gene encoding protein PRRC2B isoform X4: MSDRLGQITKGKDGKSKYSTLSLFDKYKGKSIEAIRTTVIPRHGLQSLGKVAAARRMPPPANLPSLKSENKGNDPNVIIVPKDGTGWANKQDQPDQKSSSATAAQPQESLPQQGLQKSVSNLQKPTQSISQESTISAPGGPKSWAQLNGKPAGHEGGSRASSRLLSFSPEEFPTLKAAGEQDKVGKEKGALDLSYGPGPSLRPQNVTSWREGGGRNITSATSLTASPAEPGSKTSSTGDGAPSSASASDPKEPSLRPAQPVRKGASQFMGNVYQPPTYHDMLPAFMCPQQPPETPASLDRGSFPLPQLRLEPRVPFRQYQMNDQDGKENRLGMSRPTRPLRQQAERAPRPTIINAENLKGLDDLDNDADDGWAGIHDEVDYSEKLKFSEDEEEEENLKDGRQKWNSWDPRRQRQLSLSSADSADVKHPLEEGKNWADSVGLSRGVRKVQDPPQPPRKLNGWTSTSEYQKPPVGSVLRQQSLEEKEEKVPLRQKFIHSEISEAVERARRRREEEERRAREERLAACAAKLKQLDQKCKLAQKTGEAQKHVENEELKTPTTEKATVQENSHAFRRATPEFHAQEASAGYLEEETATTTAAAQSSSEEELQEATSPAQEFNKYQKSLPPRFQRQQQQQQQEHLYKMQHWQQQQVYPPPSHSHPQRTFYPPHPQMLGFDPRWMMMPSYMDPRMAQGRTPVDFYPSALHPSGIMKPMIQQDSIGGSICRSEEQNCQTSMQQERKAPSLDPAPVWGQESYASLQSKGYALSHQKQVESVAVEGLHARSDSSYSASSGRSEAVSTQRDLFEERGEEYLNTFEKKAQADFDSCLSSQRLGQDLLFQHQEKVQDACVSGSRHASLRCSPLESDFVQADKKPEYNGWDISHQQKPSEAAAEADEEASRDEHSFSADPWKKEMTTSKPPVEETTEWAPENRNSSTQHQEQMGRTRRSGPIKKPVLKALKVEEKEKELEKSKLEGEGASCPAKEKAPVHKVENESEEPAALLNSTHYLLDDKGSSPTGITRDTEKTQEEEEEDEEEEKPERAWENKLSRESNDLPPTKRNNWIFIDEEQAFGGRGQGRGRGRGFREFSFRGRGTVVGSRGVYSNPRSSRGRGLREFNQQEDFPRGKPRRRIASETHSEGSEYEELPKRRRQRGSENSNEGSALEREENDVKKGDFKESWRSNKIYSDDHNSLDPKMRAPRAFGRSLPPRLSNSGYGRRGFASKEPCQWQGRSGGTVWQDYNHSAPSDTFGARRQPDRDYLQDSYKHSDSFPGRGFEETPIEDKRHFFQEDYSADPENIENRPFRRRRPPRQDKPPRFRRLRQERESVGQWSPEEGGTNLLPSQWPGRPKLAAAEKNGISGQRSPELSYQNSSDHANEEWETASESSDFSERRERREGVAESEVQLDGGLAGSTLGEKRELAKRSFSSQRPLVDRQSRKAESTGFGEQSMRASGGAASCYESKRSPEEGGSLGNASSGSSHSVYSLERASHTNSDSAEGPDAIIDNRVSSTAEENEVGSVAGEGFIEVLTKKQRRLLEEERRKKEQAAQAPAKGRVLQSRIPPRFAKKQSSMCLEQGDVAVSGNSLGTEIWESNSPALSVQSPGSDSWSKPVNGFNGTETSPTEQGFKGSQGDSGIDLSAESRESSATSSQRSSPYGTLKPEEMNGAGLVDPKPDCQKEQVQKQSDKKDSDQGSGQNKEHKPGPIGNERSLKNRKGSEGTERLEGNIPPVNGVEIHVDSVLPVPSIEFGVNPKDSDFSLPPGSSSGTATNPVAKLHDALASNAGLTQSIPILRRDHHLPRCIGLNPMSFPTADLTLKMESARKAWENSPSLPEQSSPGGAGSGIQPPSSVGASSGVSYSSFGGVSMPPMPVASVAPSASIPGNHIPPLYLDGHVFASQPRLVPQTIPQQQSYQQAAAAQQIPISLHTSLQAQAQLGLRGGLPVSQSQEIYSSIQPFRSQVYMHPSLSQPNTMVLTGGTALKPPYSAFPGMQPLEMVKTQSGSPYQPMNGSQTLVYEGQINQAAGMGASQMMDSQLTQLTMPMPGSQLPLPRYGSGQQPLILPQSIQLPQGQNLPVGAPRRILPPGSQPSVLATSRESSQMEMKGFHFTDGKQNMSSGGSVPSPHTYRPSSASPSGKPSGPAVSMGSMQGHYVQQAKQRVDENKTNLGAVKLQEASSTNQMKPVRTGAIKPQAVKVEESKA, translated from the exons ATGTCCGATCGTTTGGGGCAAATAACCAAGGGAAAGGATGGGAAAAGCAAGTACTCGACTCTCAGCCTGTTTGATAAGTATAAAGGAAAGTCAATAGAAGCTATCAGAACTACAG TTATTCCTAGACATGGCTTGCAGAGTCTCGGGAAAGTTGCTGCTGCCCGGCGTATGCCACCTCCTGCCAACTTGCCAAGCTTGAAGTCTGAGAACAAAGGAAACGACCCCAACGTCATTATCGTACCCAAGGACGGTACAGGATGGGCAAACAAGCAGGATCAACCAGACCAAAAGAG TTCCAGTGCGACGGCTGCACAGCCGCAGGAGTCGCTGCCGCAGCAGGGTTTGCAGAAATCTGTCTCCAATTTACAGAAGCCGACACAATCGATCAGTCAGGAG AGTACAATTTCAGCGCCAGGTGGACCAAAGTCATGGGCGCAGCTGAATGGAAAGCCAGCAGGACACGAAGGTG GTTCAAGGGCCTCAAGCCGACTGTTATCCTTCTCTCCCGAGGAATTTCCGACGCTGAAAGCAGCAGGCGAGCAGGACAAGGTTGGCAAAGAAAAGGGCGCCTTAGATCTGTCGTATGGGCCAGGACCAAGCCTCCGCCCCCAGA ATGTCACTAGTTGGAGGGAGGGCGGTGGGAGGAACATTACCTCTGCCACGTCTCTGACCGCCTCCCCTGCTGAGCCGGGCAGCAAGACCTCTAGTACCGGAGATGGAGCCCCCTCCTCAGCGAGTGCCAGCGATCCTAAGGAGCCCTCTCTCCGCCCAGCTCAGCCTGTCCGTAAAGGGGCATCACAGTTCATGGGAAATGTGTACCAGCCACCTACATACCATGACATGCTACCTGCTTTT ATGTGTCCACAACAACCACCTGAGACCCCTGCCTCGCTGGACCGTGGgtctttccctctccctcagcTTCGACTTGAGCCCCGTGTCCCTTTCAGACAATACCAGATGAACGACCAAGACGG GAAAGAGAACAGACTTGGGATGTCTCGTCCAACTCGTCCACTTCGGCAGCAAGCAGAGCGGGCCCCCCGGCCCACCATTATCAATGCAGAAAACCTGAAGGGTCTGGATGACCTTGATAATGATGCAGATGATGGCTGGGCAG GCATTCATGATGAAGTGGACTACTCCGAGAAACTGAAGTTCAGTGaagatgaggaagaggaggaaaatctTAAAGATGGAAGACAGAAATG GAATAGCTGGGACCCCAGAAGGCAGCGGCAGCTGTCCCTGAGCTCCGCAGACAGCGCAGATGTCAAACACCCCCTGGAGGAAGGGAAGAACTGGGCGGATTCAGTGGGCTTGTCCCGGGGTGTCCGCAAAGTGCAGGACCCCCCGCAGCCTCCAAGGAAGCTCAATGGCTGGACCTCTACATCAGAATATCAG AAGCCCCCAGTGGGCAGTGTCCTCAGACAGCAGTCCctggaagagaaagaggagaaggtgcccctgaggcagaagtttaTCCACTCGGAGATCTCTGAGGCTGTGGAGCGAGCCAGGCGGCGACGGGAGGAGGAAGAGCGGCGAGCCAGAGAGGAACGTCTGGCAGCTTGTGCTGCCAAACTCAAGCAACTGGATCAGAAGTGCAAGCTGGCTCAGAAAACAGGAGAGGCCCAGAAACACGTGGAGAATGAAGAGCTGAAAACCCCCACCACGGAAAAGGCCACAGTTCAGGAGAACAGCCACGCCTTCCGAAGAG CAACTCCCGAATTCCATGCCCAGGAAGCCTCTGCTGGTTATCTAGAAGAGGAAACCGCAACCACAACAGCAGCTGCCCaaagcagcagtgaggaggagctCCAAGAAGCCACATCCCCAGCACAAGAATTCAACAAATACCAGAAATCGCTTCCCCCACGGTTCcaaagacagcagcagcaacagcagcag GAGCACCTGTACAAgatgcagcactggcagcagcagcaggtctaTCCTCCACCATCCCATTCGCACCCCCAGCGCACCTTCTATCCACCACACCCTCAGATGCTTGGGTTCGACCCTCGCTGGATGATGATGCCTTCTTACATGGACCCTCGCATGGCTCAGGGCCGCACCCCTGTGGATTTTTATCCTTCAGCCCTTCATCCTTCAG GAATTATGAAGCCCATGATTCAGCAGGACTCCATTGGCGGAAGCATCTGTAGGTCCGAGGAGCAGAATTGTCAGACATCTATGCAGCAGGAAAGGAAAgctccttctctggaccctgccccagtgtggggccaggagagctaTGCTTCTCTGCAGAGCAAGGGATATGCTCTCTCCCATCAGAAACAGGTGGAGAGcgtggctgtggagggactgcATGCCAG AAGCGATAGCTCTTACTCTGCTTCATCTGGAAGGTCAGAGGCTGTGAGCACTCAGCGGGATCTCTttgaggagagaggggaggagtACTTAAACACCTTTGAGAAGAAAGCCCAAGCCGACTTTGACAGCTGCCTGTCATCTCAAAGACTAGGCCAAGATCTTTTGTTTCAGCACCAGGAGAAGGTGCAGGATGCTTGTGTTTCTGGGAGCCGCCATGCAAGCTTGAGGTGTTCACCCCTGGAGTCCGACTTTGTACAAGCTGATAAGAAACCAGAGTATAATGGCTGGGACATCAGCCACCAGCAGAAACCCTCGGAGGCTGCCGCAGAGGCAGATGAAGAGGCTTCCAGGGATGAACACTCATTTAGTGCTGACCCCTGGAAGAAAGAAATGACTACCAGCAAGCCACCTGTGGAAGAGACAACGGAGTGGGCTCCTGAAAACAGAAACTCTAGCACTCAGCACCAAGAGCAGATGGGGCGGACACGGCGATCCGGCCCAATTAAAAAGCCAGTCCTGAAAGCCCTCAAGGTtgaggagaaagagaaggagctGGAGAAGAGTAAGCTGGAAGGAGAAGGTGCCTCATGCCCAGCAAAAGAAAAGGCCCCTGTCCACAAGGTAGAGAACGAGTCAGAAGAGCCAGCAGCCTTGCTAAACTCCACTCACTACCTCCTGGATGACAAAGGTTCTTCCCCAACCGGCATCACCCGAGACACCGAGAAAactcaggaggaagaggaggaggacgaAGAGGAAGAAAAACCTGAAAGAGCATGGGAGAATAAGCTGTCCCGAGAGTCTAATGACCTCCCTCCTACTAAACGAAACAACTGGATCTTTATCGATGAGGAGCAAGCCTTTGGTGGGAGAGGCCAAGGCCGTGGGAGAGGCCGGGGCTTCCGAGAGTTCAGCTTCAGGGGCCGTGGCACTGTGGTTGGCAGCAGGGGCGTCTACAGTAACCCAAGGAGCAGCCGAGGCCGTGGCCTCCGTGAGTTCAACCAGCAGGAAGACTTCCCCAGGGGCAAACCCAGGCGCAGGATCGCCAGCGAGACGCACAGTGAGGGGTCCGAGTACGAGGAGCTGCCCAAACGTCGCCGGCAGAGGGGATCGGAGAACAGCAATGAGGGCTCTGCTCTGGAGAGGGAGGAGAACGACGTGAAAAAGGGAGACTTCAAGGAGTCCTGGCGCTCCAACAAAATCTATTCAGATGATCACAACAGCCTTGACCCGAAGATGAGGGCCCCGAGAGCCTTTGGGAGGTCGCTACCCCCAAGACTGAGCAACTCTGGGTATGGGAGAAGAGGTTTTGCGTCCAAGGAGCCGTGTCAGTGGCAAGGGAGAAGCGGGGGAACTGTGTGGCAGGACTACAACCACAGCGCTCCATCGGACACTTTTGGGGCCAGGCGGCAGCCTGACCGGGACTATCTCCAGGACTCTTACAAGCACTCAGACTCCTTCCCTGGAAGGGGCTTTGAGGAGACTCCTATTGAGGACAAAAGGCACTTTTTCCAGGAAGATTACTCTGCCGACCCAGAGAACATAGAGAACAGGCCGTTCAGGAGGCGGCGGCCGCCACGGCAGGACAAACCCCCCCGCTTCCGGCGTCTCAGGCAGGAGAGAGAATCCGTGGGCCAGTGGAGCCCCGAGGAAGGGGGAACCAacctcctgcccagccagtggCCCGGAAGACCCAAGCTGGCCGCGGCGGAGAAGAACGGCATCTCTGGCCAGAGGTCTCCGGAGCTGTCCTACCAGAACTCATCAGATCATGCCAACGAGGAGTGGGAGACTGCGTCTGAAAGCAGTGACTTTAGTGAGCGGCGGGAGAGGCGTGAAGGGGTGGCCGAGAGTGAAGTGCAGCTGGACGGCggcctggctggcagcaccctgggagagaagagagagctgGCAAAGAGGAGCTTCTCGAGCCAGAGGCCTCTCGTGGACCGGCAGAGCCGTAAGGCGGAGTCCACAGGGTTTGGGGAGCAGTCGATGAGGGCCAGTGGCGGGGCGGCCTCCTGCTACGAGAGCAAAAG GTCCCCGGAAGAAGGTGGGAGTCTCGGCAATGCCAGCAGCGGAAGCAGCCACTCTGTGTACAGCCTGGAACGAGCTTCGCACACCAATTCGGACAGCGCTGAGGGCCCAG ATGCCATCATTGACAATCGGGTTTCAAGCACAGCGGAGGAGAACGAAGTGGGTTCTGTGGCAGGCGAAGGCTTCATTGAGGTCCTCACTAAGAAGCAGCGCCGTTTGCTGGAAGAGGAACGCAGGAAGAAAGAACAAGCTGCCCAG GCACCAGCCAAAGGCCGCGTCCTTCAGTCTCGTATCCCTCCTCGATTTGCCAAGAAGCAGAGCAGCATGTGCCTAGAGCAAGGCGACGTAGCCGTGTCTGGAAACAGcctgggcacagaaatctgggaaaGCAATAGCCCAG CTCTCTCAGTTCAGTCACCTGGCAGCGATTCCTGGAGCAAGCCTGTGAATGGGTTTAACGGCACAGAAACCAGCCCCACTGAG CAGGGTTTTAAAGGCAGCCAGGGGGATAGTGGCATTGACTTGAGCGCAGAGTCTCGGGAATCCTCTGCTACCTCCTCTCAGCGCAGTTCTCCGTATGGCACCCTCAAACCAGAGGAGATGAATGGGGCTGGCCTGGTGGACCCAAAGCCCGACTGCCAGAAGGAGCAAGTGCAGAAGCAATCTGATAAAAAG GATTCAGATCAAGGCTcaggacagaacaaggaacacAAGCCCGGACCGATCGGCAACGAACGCTCCCTGAAAAACAGAAAGGGCTCGGAGGGGACGGAACGGCTGGAAGGGAATATCCCTCCTGTTAATGGGGTGGAAATTCACGTGGATTCTGTTCTTCCTGTGCCATCTATTGAATTTGGAGTAAATCCTAAA GACTCTGACTTCAGCCTGCCGCCTGGTTCTTCCTCCGGTACAGCAACTAACCCTGTCGCCAAACTGCACGATGCCTTGGCTAGTAAT GCGGGGTTAACGCAGTCCATTCCCATCCTGCGACGAGATCACCATCTCCCACGGTGCATCGGCCTGAACCCAATGTCCTTCCCCACGGCAGACCTCACTCTGAAG ATGGAGTCTGCCCGCAAAGCCTGGGAGAATTCCCCTAGCTTACCAGAACAGAGCTCTCCAGGAGGTGCTGGCTCGGGCATCCAGCCGCCTTCCAGCGTCGGAGCATCCAGTGGTGTTAGCTACAGCTCGTTTGGGGGCGTTTCCATGCCTCCTATGCCGGTGGCATCTGTAGCACCTTCTGCATCTATTCCAG GTAACCACATCCCACCCCTGTACCTTGACGGTCACGTGTTTGCAAGTCAGCCACGCCTGGTTCCTCAGACGATACCTCAGCAGCAAAGCTACCAACAG gctgctgctgctcagcagatTCCCATTTCCCTTCACACATCCTTACAAGCCCAGGCACAGCTTGGGCTCAGAGGTGGCCTGCCTGTGTCCCAGTCCCAGGAGATCTACAGCTCCATACAGCCCTTCAG GTCTcaggtgtacatgcaccccaGTCTGTCTCAGCCCAATACCATGGTTCTGACGGGAGGTACAGCTCTAAAGCCTCCATACTCCGCCTTCCCAGGCATGCAGCCCTTGGAGATGGTGAAAACACAGTCTGGGTCCCCTTACCAGCCAATGAATGGAAGCCAGACTCTGGTTTATGAAGGCCAGATAAATCAGGCAGCTGGTATGGGAGCTTCGCAGATGATGGACTCCCAGCTTACACAG CTAACGATGCCTATGCCTGGGTCCCAGCTTCCTCTGCCCCGTTACGGTTCTGGCCAGCAGCCACTGATCTTACCACAGTCCATCCAGCTTCCCCAGGGGCAGAATCTGCCTGTCGGAGCACCCCGCAGGATTCTCCCGCCTGGATCCCAGCCTTCTGTTCTTGCAACCAGCAGGGAG TCCTCTCAAATGGAAATGAAAGGGTTTCATTTCACAGATGGCAAACAGAACATGTCCTCCGGAGGATCTGTACCGTCTCCACACACGTACAG GCCTAGCTCTGCCAGCCCTAGTGGGAAGCCATCTGGACCAGCAGTCAGTATGGGCTCCATGCAGGGACACTATGTGCAACAG GCAAAACAGCGAGTGGATGAAAATAAAACCAACCTGGGAGCAGTGAAGCTGCAAGAGGCATCCTCCACCAACCAGATGAAGCCGGTGCGCACGGGAGCCATCAAACCTCAAGCGGTCAAAGTGGAGGAGAGCAAGGCGTAG